In Humulus lupulus chromosome 7, drHumLupu1.1, whole genome shotgun sequence, the following are encoded in one genomic region:
- the LOC133790527 gene encoding ribosomal RNA small subunit methyltransferase NEP1-like isoform X3, which translates to MTRKKKPMVHLRLNMEFQFHLHNLNNQSPNHKQTYQLLNSDNHLNFLRNNGKNESDYRPDIVHQALLAILDSPLNKAGRLKGLYVRTEKGVLIEVKPRTHLPRTSKRFYGLMSQLLQRLSIKNEKTHAKLLRVIKNPVTQYLPINSHKIGFSFSSEKLIKMKDYVHNFENDRDIVFVVGAMAHGKIEPDYVDDFIAVSNYPLSAARCTTTICHSLEEK; encoded by the exons ATGACAAGGAAGAAGAAGCCGATGGTTCATTTGAGATTGAATATGGAATTCCAATTCCACCTCCACAATCTCAACAATCAAAGCCCAAACCACAAACAG ACTTATCAGCTTTTAAACTCTGACAATCACTTAAACTTTTTAAGAAACAATGGAAAAAATGAAAGTGATTACCGACCCGATATTGTCCATCag GCCCTTTTGGCCATCTTAGATAGTCCACTTAACAAAGCTGGAAGGTTAAAAGGATTATATGTGAGAACTGAGAAAGGGGTTTTAATTGAAGTGAAACCTCGAACTCATTTGCCAAGAACATCCAAACGTTTTTATGGGCTCATGT CGCAACTGTTACAAAGGCTAAGTATAAAGAATGAAAAAACTCATGCAAAACTTCTGCGTGTAATCAAAAATCCTGTGACTCAGTATTTACCTATTAATTCTCATAAAATCG GGTTCTCTTTTAGTTCGGAAAAGTTGATAAAAATGAAAGATTATGTCCATAACTTTGAAAATGATAGAGACATCGTTTTTGTG GTTGGTGCAATGGCTCATGGAAAGATTGAGCCGGACTATGTCGATGATTTTATAGCTG tTTCTAATTATCCGCTGAGCGCTGCACGTTGTACAACAACGATTTGCCATTCGCTAGAGGAAAAGTGA
- the LOC133790527 gene encoding uncharacterized protein LOC133790527 isoform X1 encodes MVRPYAIKGYKMKKSERYDKEEEADGSFEIEYGIPIPPPQSQQSKPKPQTGVIFVLERASLEVGKVGKTYQLLNSDNHLNFLRNNGKNESDYRPDIVHQALLAILDSPLNKAGRLKGLYVRTEKGVLIEVKPRTHLPRTSKRFYGLMSQLLQRLSIKNEKTHAKLLRVIKNPVTQYLPINSHKIGFSFSSEKLIKMKDYVHNFENDRDIVFVVGAMAHGKIEPDYVDDFIAVSNYPLSAARCTTTICHSLEEK; translated from the exons ATGGTACGACCTTATGCTATTAAAGGTTATAAGATGAAGAAATCTGAGAGATATGACAAGGAAGAAGAAGCCGATGGTTCATTTGAGATTGAATATGGAATTCCAATTCCACCTCCACAATCTCAACAATCAAAGCCCAAACCACAAACAGGTGTTATATTTGTCCTTGAGAGAGCTTCTTTGGAAGTTGGCAAAGTTGGAAAG ACTTATCAGCTTTTAAACTCTGACAATCACTTAAACTTTTTAAGAAACAATGGAAAAAATGAAAGTGATTACCGACCCGATATTGTCCATCag GCCCTTTTGGCCATCTTAGATAGTCCACTTAACAAAGCTGGAAGGTTAAAAGGATTATATGTGAGAACTGAGAAAGGGGTTTTAATTGAAGTGAAACCTCGAACTCATTTGCCAAGAACATCCAAACGTTTTTATGGGCTCATGT CGCAACTGTTACAAAGGCTAAGTATAAAGAATGAAAAAACTCATGCAAAACTTCTGCGTGTAATCAAAAATCCTGTGACTCAGTATTTACCTATTAATTCTCATAAAATCG GGTTCTCTTTTAGTTCGGAAAAGTTGATAAAAATGAAAGATTATGTCCATAACTTTGAAAATGATAGAGACATCGTTTTTGTG GTTGGTGCAATGGCTCATGGAAAGATTGAGCCGGACTATGTCGATGATTTTATAGCTG tTTCTAATTATCCGCTGAGCGCTGCACGTTGTACAACAACGATTTGCCATTCGCTAGAGGAAAAGTGA
- the LOC133790527 gene encoding ribosomal RNA small subunit methyltransferase NEP1-like isoform X2 encodes MVRPYAIKGYKMKKSERYDKEEEADGSFEIEYGIPIPPPQSQQSKPKPQTGVIFVLERASLEVGKVGKALLAILDSPLNKAGRLKGLYVRTEKGVLIEVKPRTHLPRTSKRFYGLMSQLLQRLSIKNEKTHAKLLRVIKNPVTQYLPINSHKIGFSFSSEKLIKMKDYVHNFENDRDIVFVVGAMAHGKIEPDYVDDFIAVSNYPLSAARCTTTICHSLEEK; translated from the exons ATGGTACGACCTTATGCTATTAAAGGTTATAAGATGAAGAAATCTGAGAGATATGACAAGGAAGAAGAAGCCGATGGTTCATTTGAGATTGAATATGGAATTCCAATTCCACCTCCACAATCTCAACAATCAAAGCCCAAACCACAAACAGGTGTTATATTTGTCCTTGAGAGAGCTTCTTTGGAAGTTGGCAAAGTTGGAAAG GCCCTTTTGGCCATCTTAGATAGTCCACTTAACAAAGCTGGAAGGTTAAAAGGATTATATGTGAGAACTGAGAAAGGGGTTTTAATTGAAGTGAAACCTCGAACTCATTTGCCAAGAACATCCAAACGTTTTTATGGGCTCATGT CGCAACTGTTACAAAGGCTAAGTATAAAGAATGAAAAAACTCATGCAAAACTTCTGCGTGTAATCAAAAATCCTGTGACTCAGTATTTACCTATTAATTCTCATAAAATCG GGTTCTCTTTTAGTTCGGAAAAGTTGATAAAAATGAAAGATTATGTCCATAACTTTGAAAATGATAGAGACATCGTTTTTGTG GTTGGTGCAATGGCTCATGGAAAGATTGAGCCGGACTATGTCGATGATTTTATAGCTG tTTCTAATTATCCGCTGAGCGCTGCACGTTGTACAACAACGATTTGCCATTCGCTAGAGGAAAAGTGA
- the LOC133791294 gene encoding uncharacterized protein LOC133791294: MSSNSSIVSNSVPQSTDSQQTTPPDPQNAEEETNISNNVIFHKNKIFVGGLPHQIEEIELKSYFSTYGKVMHTKIMRDVSSGRGRGFGFITFQQEEVVENVLKTTFHKLKNKRVEVKRAAVEQIRVTQPKIYSNNNYSTFNSDSSSSNNYYNTFNNNNIMYCYDYKHSIYNLHPIMPIDPTPFMYPNNLFSYPQPPYYLIYPIHLHTYMMNMDKKFFYQGHN, encoded by the exons ATGTCATCCAATAGTTCTATTGTTTCCAATAGTGTTCCTCAATCCACTGATTCTCAACAAACTACTCCCCCTGATCCACAG AATGCGGAAGAGGAAACCAATATCAGCAACAATGTTATTTTCCACAAGAATAAGATCTTTGTTGGAGGTCTTCCCCACCAAATTGAGGAAATAGAACTAAAATCATATTTTAGCACATATGGTAAAGTGATGCACACCAAAATTATGCGTGATGTATCAAGCGGAAGAGGCAGAGGTTTCGGATTCATTACCTTTCAACAGGAAGAAGTTGTGGAAAATGTATTAAAAACCACATTTCATAAACTCAAGAACAAGCGTGTGGAGGTTAAAAGGGCCGCTGTGGAACAAATACGTGTTACACAACCCAAAATCTATAGCAACAACAACTACTCCACATTCAACAGcgacagcagcagcagcaacaactaTTACAACAcattcaacaacaacaacatcatGTACTGCTATGACTATAAGCATTCCATCTATAATCTACACCCAATTATGCCTATAGACCCCACTCCTTTCATGTACCCCAATAACTTATTCTCATATCCTCAGCCCCCGTACTACCTGATTTACCCAATCCACCTTCATACGTACATGATGAACATGGACAAAAAGTTTTTTTATCAAGGCCACaattag
- the LOC133791296 gene encoding uncharacterized protein LOC133791296, whose translation MTCSLRNYQLVFSLITIVRPYGIKGNKMKNSERYDKEEEEDGSFEIEYGIPNPPQQSQQSKPKPQAGVIFVIERASLEVGKVGKTYQLLNSDNHSNFLRNNGKNESDYRPDIVHQALLAILDSPLNKVGRLKGLYVRTEKRVLIEVKPRTHLPRTSKRFYGLMSQLLQRLSIKNEKTHAKLLRVIKNPVPQYLPINSHKIGFSFSSEKLIKMKDYVHNFESDRDIVFVVGAMAHGKIEPDYADDFIAVSNYPLSAARCTTMICQSLEEK comes from the exons atgacTTGTTCTCTAAGAAACTATCAACTTGTTTTTTCATTG ATTACAATAGTACGACCTTATGGTATTAAGGGTAATAAGATGAAGAACTCTGAGAGAtatgacaaagaagaagaagaagatggttCATTTGAGATTGAATATGGAATTCCAAATCCACCTCAACAATCTCAACAATCAAAGCCCAAACCACAAGCTGGTGTTATATTTGTCATTGAGAGAGCTTCTTTGGAAGTTGGCAAAGTTGGAaag ACTTATCAGCTTTTAAACTCTGACAATCATTCAAACTTTTTAAGGAACAATGGCAAAAACGAAAGTGATTACCGACCCGATATTGTCCATCag GCCCTTTTGGCCATCTTAGATAGTCCACTTAACAAAGTTGGAAGGTTAAAAGGATTGTACGTAAGAACTGAGAAAAGGGTTTTAATTGAAGTGAAACCTCGAACTCATTTGCCAAGAACATCGAAACGTTTTTATGGTCTCATGT CGCAACTGTTACAAAGGCTAAGTATAAAGAATGAAAAAACTCATGCAAAACTTCTGCGTGTAATCAAAAATCCTGTACCTCAGTATTTACCAATCAATTCTCATAAAATCG GATTCTCTTTTAGCTCGGAAAAGTTGATAAAAATGAAAGATTATGTCCATAACTTTGAAAGTGATAGAGACATCGTTTTTGTG GTTGGTGCAATGGCTCATGGAAAGATTGAGCCGGACTATGCCGATGATTTTATAGCTG tTTCTAATTATCCGTTGAGCGCTGCACGTTGTACCACAATGATTTGCCAGTCGCTAGAAGAAAAGTAG